The genomic interval AACTTCATTAATTGCAGCTCTTTGTTAATAAAGAGCTGTCCATTGATATTACTTCGGAAATAGTTGTTCAAATCATCATTGAGCTCGATAAGCTCCTTATTTTTAAGCTGATAATCTGTGTTGATCGTATGGAGTTCTTCATTGACAGACTGCATTTCTTCATTGGTGCTTTGCATTTCTTCGTTGGCCGACAGCAGCTCTTCATTAAAAGACTGCATATTTTCATCCAGACTGTATAGTTTTTGCTCGGAGCTGGCCAGCTCTTCTTTCAGATCTTTTACTTCCTGCTGCAGTGTTCTGATATACTCGTTAAAATACATGGTTTCATCGAATACCGGCTCATTTTCCTCTGGCTTATAATTTTTATTCTCATGGATCCTGACGACTATAAACCCGTTCCTGCGTCCTTTAAAAATCATTGGGCTTACAGATAAGTTTACCTCGATAACTTTATCGTCCTGCTGAATCTTGATTTCATTAACATAGGCAGTTTCATTGTCCAGATTTACTTTTCCAATCAATATCCTGAAAGCAACAGCCAGAGGTGGCGGCAAAAGTTCGGTTAGTTCCAGCGTAAGAATTTTCTGGAGGAGAAATTTGGTGGTATCGCCATAAGTTTTGATAATCCTGTTTTTATCATCAATACACACAACCAGATAGTCCAGGTCTTTCAGTATTGTTTCAATGGCTGCATCAGACATGGTTTTGTCGGTATTTTTATAAATATTCCTCTTTGAAAGATCGGGCTCCGCAATCTTTTGTGCTACCTGGGGTAATGAAAAAGCATCCAGATTGACAACAGAGTTGGAAGCCAGTTTTTTATAAATCCTCCATTTTTTGTGAATTATTTCAAGGCTGTCCAGGATTGGTACCGGGTTTTCGCTCGATCCCAGAAACAGGTAACTATCCTGTTTCAAACCAAAAAGCAGCATCAGGTAAATCTTCTTTTGCAAAGCCGCGTTCATATAAATCAGCAGGTTACGACAGCTGATAAAATCCATATGACAATAAGGCGGATTCTTTACCAGGTCGTGCTGCGCAAAAATCAACATCTTACGTATTTCAGGTTTTACTTTATAGTTGCCCCCTTCCTTCAAAAAAAACTTTTCCAGTCTTTCAGCACGGATATTTTTCGTGGACGCAGGTGTATAAACGCCCTTCGCTGCGTGGGCAAGTGCAACACTATCAAGGTCAGTTGCAAATATCTTGACAACCACATCTTTTGATTTGACTGTTAAATACTCACTGACAAGCATGGCCAGTGAATAAGCTTCTTCTCCTGTTGCACAGCCGGTTACCCACATCCGGAGCTCCCGTTGCGGCGCCAGGTTATCAATGATCCCTGGCAGTACCTGATGCTCTATAAAATCAAAAGCTTCCGGATCCCTGAAAAACGCTGTAACGCTGATCAAAAAGTCATTGGCCAGAGCTTCCAGTTCCTGGGAATTTCCGTTTATGAATTCCAGGTAATTTTCCAGTTTGTCAAAATTGTTATAAACTGCCCTTCGTTTGATCCTTCTCTGGATAGTTGAATGTTTATACTCTGAAAAATCCAGAGGCAGGTACAGGCTTATGAGCCCGATAATTTTAACCATATTCTGATCGTCCTTCATGTCAGCAGCCATCAGCTCAGTTTCCTGCCTGACATAATCTTCAATGACACCAGGCATCATTTCCGGTTCAAGGATGAAGTCGATCATGCCCGTTGCAATGGCATTTTGCGGCATGCCGGCAAATTCGGTTGTTTCCGGAATCCTTGCTATTACCATCCCTCCTGCCCTTTTGATAGCTTTTATACCTTCACTACCATCATTACCAAGCCCGGACAAGATTACACCGATTGCCTTGTGGCCGCAATCTGCTGCAAGGGACATAAAAAATATGTTGACTGTCAAATGCGGGCCACGGATATTTTCCTTATCGGTTAAGCGCAGCCTGCTATCCTGGATAGTCATAAACTTATCATTCGGGATCAGATAAACCTGATTGGATTTTACGATCATCCCTTCCTCGGCCTCCTGTACCATCAGCTTACTATGCCTGGATAACAACTCGGCCATCCTGCTTTTAAAATCAGGGGATAGGTGCTGGACAATGATATAGGAAACGCCGTCTGTAGGCGTGTGATCAAAAAAAGTATTGATTTCTTCCATACTTCCGGCAGAAGCGCCAATGGCAATAATGTGGTGTGGTTCTTCTGTGAACATAGGTAAGATTAAATTAATTGAGGGTATCGAAATAATTTGATTAATTATATTCAAACATTGTCACATTCAAGGCTTAGATTCCCTAGCATTTGACTATGATTCAATTGCTGTATTTAAAGTATAGAGCATAAATACTTAAATATTCAGGAGTCATATTACATATAACTTATTGATAAAGAACCATATTAATGCAGATTTGACTATCTATACGCAAGGTAACTATATTTGGCTTAGTTCTATATAGCCTAGTAACTTATTCGTATCTTAATAATTTAAAATCAAATATTTATCGAATTACAGATCATAAATAATCAATTAATGCTGGTACACAATAATGCATTTTGGTTTTATAACCAGATGTATTTATGAATTAAGGAAGGCAAAAAAAGAATTCGTTTGTGAACAAGAGAACAGTGGCTTTGTATAACTCCGATAATCTGATGCTGTGGCGCTGAATATTACCCGGCCATATTAGTCAATAAAAAAATCTTGTCGGTTACAAATAAATTTATATTTTTGTAATATTAATACTATAATCAAAGCAACAATTATGAAAGGGTAAAATACGCTCCGTTTTATTGTTGCTTTCAAATGGTTATCCGGGCTTCGGTCTGTTAGGAACTTAACGTTAATCTTAATTTACTCCTATCACACATGCAGAAACGTTTGCTAAAAGTAATCCAGGCATTAGGCCTGAACACAGCCACAGAAGATATTGTACTTATTCTTTACAATTATCCCCAGATTTCCTCAGAGTGGCTCATCAGAGGTAAGGGTTCCATGTACCTAAGTGACCCGCAATCAAACGAAGAAGCACTGGCCGGACAGGTAGACGCGTTAGCAGCTATGCTCAGACAATCCCTTCAAAAAAACCAGGTTTACGAGGCTGCATTGGGTTTGCGCAGTAATATGAACGGTTAATCAGTTGTACTTATCCAACAAATCCAGTACCAGGAGATGACCATTTGAGTAGGCATACAAAACGCCTTCATTTTACTTTGACACTGAAAGAAAGTCCTGATAAGTATGCCACAAATTATACTATTCAGCTTAAGCAAAATGGGAATCCCAGATACTGAGATTCCCATTTTTCACTACCATGTTATAATTTCCTCAACTCAACGACCTAATATTACATAGAATTATTTTACCATGCAAGTAGTTGCAATTCTATTTTAAAAATAAATATAAAAGGGCCATATGATAAGGTATTGCAATAGCATATAGAATACCCAGTCAATTAAATTTCACCTGTGATCATACAGCCGGGTTCTGATTATTATTTAGGTAAAAACCCAACTGATAGTTCTGCCAGTCCGTTAATAAAACTTCCTTGACCGCAGTGATGTAACTCGGAAGAC from Dyadobacter sp. NIV53 carries:
- a CDS encoding chemotaxis protein CheB, whose amino-acid sequence is MFTEEPHHIIAIGASAGSMEEINTFFDHTPTDGVSYIIVQHLSPDFKSRMAELLSRHSKLMVQEAEEGMIVKSNQVYLIPNDKFMTIQDSRLRLTDKENIRGPHLTVNIFFMSLAADCGHKAIGVILSGLGNDGSEGIKAIKRAGGMVIARIPETTEFAGMPQNAIATGMIDFILEPEMMPGVIEDYVRQETELMAADMKDDQNMVKIIGLISLYLPLDFSEYKHSTIQRRIKRRAVYNNFDKLENYLEFINGNSQELEALANDFLISVTAFFRDPEAFDFIEHQVLPGIIDNLAPQRELRMWVTGCATGEEAYSLAMLVSEYLTVKSKDVVVKIFATDLDSVALAHAAKGVYTPASTKNIRAERLEKFFLKEGGNYKVKPEIRKMLIFAQHDLVKNPPYCHMDFISCRNLLIYMNAALQKKIYLMLLFGLKQDSYLFLGSSENPVPILDSLEIIHKKWRIYKKLASNSVVNLDAFSLPQVAQKIAEPDLSKRNIYKNTDKTMSDAAIETILKDLDYLVVCIDDKNRIIKTYGDTTKFLLQKILTLELTELLPPPLAVAFRILIGKVNLDNETAYVNEIKIQQDDKVIEVNLSVSPMIFKGRRNGFIVVRIHENKNYKPEENEPVFDETMYFNEYIRTLQQEVKDLKEELASSEQKLYSLDENMQSFNEELLSANEEMQSTNEEMQSVNEELHTINTDYQLKNKELIELNDDLNNYFRSNINGQLFINKELQLMKFSPGTAKLINLVDSDIGRPLSHISTNFKFETIVADIRQVLAKETTILKEIETHESKWFQVMTMPYIEQANEKTNGAIITFNDITELKIAQQKLDKRNKSLLRINSDLDNFVHTASHDLLAPLSSIEASIAIMNGIQSGNPEVNEFLSIIDFSIKKFRSLITDISAVAKIENNTIATELVDINEMISNIEWSLNDKIIAAEAVIHKDLEVTHILFSKKNLRSIVYNLVSNAVKFRNGQSPLIHIKTAREADQVLLSVRDNGRGMDKNSTDKIFSKYGRLQTDVEGQGIGLYLAKNIVDSTGGHIVVESEPGKGSLFTIYFSDNPEFNN